A stretch of Mytilus edulis chromosome 11, xbMytEdul2.2, whole genome shotgun sequence DNA encodes these proteins:
- the LOC139495735 gene encoding uncharacterized protein — translation MTDFETLMLTVNYVRLHTISSQFWKRIFLPVIDNKSSMLCRFLLTVISNVKTQTHQEYRTHLMEGLCNAMAKQDPDTSKIISWLITKIYFSKLSYSVKRNIIDIWPATKCNCIDKTRLFCSKTMAIIVELDALCPELPNSFWEIDVQYICNGRVSNSECSKVHDHLQNSSSTIHLPNKISISSVDAKQLFDEHTNLSLICKSSLKSTGFETNKHRIIQQSCVQLYCKKKGFIPIGDSHFPRTFIGMQTDVLDGSPRLLSHLRVGDQIGTDGYKRGTLGGFVQVRGDKALLTCLHVFLNVDELASDNISLDDGKTVEVKLYRKNRRSTKCGKIRDIAFEMDNAGETSIDAALVELQKTKIDNSDYVDTKNRRLSFTDLGMKSEYLNDSWVDHKDLCFGLARPILQTASVGAVSGYWNAIGPSAMENQARHIELESIEETYSKAILDEIKRIVEVVIKALRQIPIAVYPDDSTIRSCIERNCEPNISPEIKNIVSDVIKNIYPNSNRTSSVEIDRLIHEMVFCTTQSRFSAIIGDVHMQQAFLRQTGTNMTIRRTIRRVYNQLYISNIPFRPGDSGTCIYVLSPKQGCIGMAIANHPLNGCIATPILDILKHFKLRIK, via the exons ATGACAGATTTTGAGACTCTTATGTTAACCGTTAATTACGTTCGGCTACATACAATTTCCTCCCAATTTTGGAAAAGGATTTTCCTACCTGTGATTGATAATAAGTCCTCGATGTTATGTCGGTTTTTATTAACTGTGATATCAAACGTCAAGACACAGACACATCAGGAATATCGTACACATTTGATGGAAGGATTGTGCAATGCGATGGCTAAGCAAGACCCAGATACTTCCAAAATTATATCTTGGTTAAtaacaaagatttatttttcaaaattaagttatagtgtaaaaagaaatattatcGACATCTGGCCTGCAACAAAGTGTAATTGCATTGACAAAACACGTTTGTTTTGTTCTAAAACAATGGCAATAATAGTCGAATTGGATGCATTATGTCCTGAGTTACCAAACAGCTTTTGGGAAATAGATGTGCAGTACATATGTAACGGAAGGGTGAGCAATAGCGAATGTTCTAAAGTACACGATCATCTACAGAATTCTAGTAGTACAATTCATTTGCCAAATAAGATATCGATATCAAGTGTAGACGCAAAGCAACTTTTCGATGAGCACACAAACCTTTCTTTGATTTGTAAATCATCGTTAAAATCTACTGGTTTTGAAACGAATAAACACAGAATTATTCAACAATCATGTGTACAACTATACTGTAAGAAAAAGGGGTTCATACCCATTGGTGACAGTCATTTTCCAAGAACTTTCATCGGAATGCAGACAGATGTTTTGGACGGCAGTCCTCGTCTTCTATCACACTTGAGGGTTGGGGATCAGATTGGAACAGACGGATATAAAAGGGGTACACTTGGAGGTTTCGTTCAGGTTCGTGGAGATAAAGCACTTTTGACATGCCTTCACGTATTCTTGAACGTCGATGAACTTGCATCGGACAATATTTCACTAGACGACGGAAAAACAGTGGAAGTGAAACTTTATAGGAAGAATAGGAGATCAACTAAATGTGGTAAGATAAGAGATATAGCATTCGAAATGGATAATGCCGGTGAAACAAGCATTGACGCAGCTTTGGTTGAATTACAAAAAACCAAAATTGACAATTCTGATTACGTGGATACGAAGAATAGACGGTTATCATTTACTGATCTAG GTATGAAGTCAGAGTATCTAAATGATAGCTGGGTTGACCACAAAGATCTATGTTTCGGCCTAGCACGACCAATTTTACAAACTGCTAGCGTGGGTGCGGTATCAGGATATTGGAATGCAATAGGACCTTCGGCTATGGAAAATCAAGCAAGACATATTGAATTGGAATCAATCGAGGAAACATACAGTAAAGCAATTCTCGACGAAATTAAACGAATCGTAGAAGTGGTTATTAAGGCTCTCAGACAAATTCCTATAGCAGTTTATCCGGATGACAGTACCATAAGAAGCTGTATAGAACGTAATTGTGAGCCGAACATATCACCTGAAATTAAAAACATCGTTAGTGatgttatcaaaaatatttatccaAATAGTAATCGTACAAGTAGTGTTGAAATCGATAGATTAATTCATGAAATGGTTTTCTGTACAACACAGAGTAGATTTTCGGCAATAATAGGCGACGTCCACATGCAACAGGCTTTCCTTCGGCAAACCGGTACAAATATGACTATAAGAAGAACAATCCGCAGAGTATACAATCAGCTTTACATATCAAATATACCGTTTCGACCGGGTGACTCAGGCACATGTATATATGTGCTTAGTCCAAAACAGGGATGTATAGGAATGGCAATTGCTAACCATCCACTCAATGGATGTATTGCAACTCCCATATTGGACATTctcaaacattttaaattaagaataaAATAG